The Desulfuromonas thiophila genome contains the following window.
ACCGGTCAGGCTGCGCTGTTCCGGTGGCAGTTCATGGCCACCGACGCGGATCGGTGGAATGTTTTTCTTCAGCCATTCCTTGCTCTTGGCGCCGATGATGGTGCCGTCGCTGTCTTCCACCATCAGCCAGATGCCGTCCTCCTGTTCACGCACCAGCGCGATACTGCCGGTATCGGCCCCGATCAGTTCAGTGGCCTTCGACAGCACGCGATTAAGGAAGGGTTGCAGGCCGTCGAAGCGTTCCTGCAGCAGATCGTTGATCTCGGCCAGCACCTGAATCTCCATGTGCTCGCCGCCGATCTCGCGGATGACCCGCTCGGCCATTTCGGCGTGGGCGTCAAGCAGACCGCGCTCGAACTCGGTGAAATTGTGATCCTTGTCGCTGTAGTAATTGACCACGCAGTGAATACGGCGGCTGTGGGGGGCATAGCGCGGTACGGCATAGAGCGATTTGAGCCCCAGTTCCTCGGTCAGGTAACGTTTCTGCAGCGGTTCGGCGGCCAGATTGGAAAAGTACAGCGGTTCGAGAAAGCGTTCGTCGATGATGGTGCCGTCGTCGGCGATGTAGCGCGACAGCAGCGATTCCCCCTGGCTCAGGCTGATGAGCTGCTCGTCTTCGTAAACCTTCTTGGCCTTGGGTTGCTCGGAATAGGACGCCAGAATCTGCAGCCCCTGGGCCCGGTTGCCGGCGGACAGCGGTGAGGGCACCAGCACCGACGCCAGGGTCAGGTTCTCCACCAGATGGACAGCTGATTTCATCATGTACAGGGCCGCCTCGCGGTTCTTGCCTTCATCGATGCGGCGCGCCAGCAGCAATTGCTGGTGGTATTTACGGGCGATGTCGAGGGTCGGGATAACCTGTTGCAGCAGGGTTTTAAGCTGCTGCTGGCGGTCTTGCGGCGGTAGCTGGCCGACGCGGCCACTGTCGACGCAGAGCACGCCGATGGAGCGGCCGGCATGTACCAGCGGCAGCAGCCAGCTGGCGCGGATATGAAAACGGCGGGCGATGTCCCGCGACTCGACCGCTTCCAGCGCGCCCATGTCCTCCTGCAGGATCTCCTCCTGACTGCTGTAGACATGCGAGATCAGGAATCCGCCGGTGCTGATGGGGAAGCTCATGGCCAGCAGTTCCTGACTGTGACGGCCACTGGCCTGGGCGCAGACCAGCCGGCCCTTGGTCAGGTCTTCCAGATAGATGCGGCAACGGCTCAGGCCGGTCAGCAGGCTGACCGATTGCGCCAGCACATGGAGGATGTCCTCGATGCTTTCCTTGCCGTAACTGTTGATTTTTTCCAGCAGATCCTTGAGGTCGGGCGGGCTTGATAGGGTCACGTGCGGCTCCCGGTTAGGCGGTGGAAGCGGCAGTATAGGCCGCCCGCCGCAGCCGGGTCAAAGCAAGAATCGGCCAGCGGCTCAGCGCGGCACTGGCAGAGCCGCCAGCGGTAGCTGACGGCTTTCAAACAGGTAGTCCTGCGGTCGCCAGCGCCGCAGTCCGTCAGGCTGCTGATCACCGGGCTGGCCGGTCAAGTCGTCGGCCAGCACCAGCCAGACCTTGGCCTGCCACAGGTGCCAGCGGCCGTTGAGCTGCAGGTTGCCCGCAGCATCGCTGCGGCCGCTGGCCAACCAGTAGCCGCGGCTGGCGCGGCCCTGGTTGTTGTGGCAGATCAGGCCATAATGCTGGTGGGGTTGCAGGCTGGTGGCGCTGAGGCGGAAGTCGCCTTTGGCCAGATCAAGCCACAGGTCGGCCTGGCCGCCCTGGGGCTGTGATTGCCAGGTGGTCGGGTTTTTGCTGTGCAGTTGCAGCTGGAGCGGTGCGCTGGTCGCGGCCAGGGCTGGGCTGAAGAACAGTCCGGCACCAAGCAGCAGCCCGACCAGCCGTGTCGCCCGGTCCAGCGCGATCATGGCCTGGACTGGCGCCGCGCCTGCCATTTCTTCCAGCCCAGGGGCAACAGGGCCAGCAACACCAGCAACACCAGCCCGACCAGCAGTTCGGTGGTCAGGGTGCCGCGCAGCAGATCGGTGAGCGAGCTTGACAGGGCGATATAGGCCACCGTGGCGGGGGCCATGCAGATCGCCGAGGTCAGCACATAATGGCTGAAACGGATATTGGTCAGACCAAAGGCGTAGTTGAGCAGGTTGAAGGGGAACAGCGGAATCAACCGGGTAAAGGCGACCATCTTCCAGCCCTGGCGGGCGACATCGGCATCCAGTTTCTGCCAGCGTTCGCCGGTCAGCTTGGTGGCGATCCAGTCGCGCCCGAGGTAGCGCGCCACCAGAAAGGCCAGACTGGCGCCGGCGGTGGCGCCGCTCAGGGTGTAGACGACGCCCCAGATCGGTCCGAACAGGATGCCGCCCAGCAGGGTCAGGGGCAGGCCCGGCAAAAAGAACACCGGTGCCAGGCTGTAGAGCAGCATGAAGATCAGCGGAGCCCACAGGCCATAACCGGCGATGCTGTGCCGCAGCTGTTGGGGATCGAACTGGTCGAGCAGACCGCTGGCGCGCAGGGCCACGATGGTGCCGATCAACAGGGCCAGCACGGCCAGACGGACGAGTTTTTGCCGGCCGGTGGCGGCGGGGCGGGCGGCAGGGTCAGACATGGGACGCTCCTGGGCATGGGGGGCCTGAATCTGTTGCCTGGCGCGGCGCTTCAGGCTCAGCCGGTTTTTGTAGCGCAACAGGGAAGGTACGGGTTTAAGGTTGCCGTCGAGGGCTGCCGCTGGTTGCAGTAGCACATCGAGCACATGGCAGCAGTTGCTGACGGGTCGCAGAAACTCCATGCAGCCGGCGCAGTAGGTTACCAGGGGTCGGCCCTGGGCCTGTTCGGCGCGACGGTCGCGCCACTTCAGGGCCAGCTGTGGTGCGCTGGCCATCACACAACCGCCCTCGCCGCAGCAGAGGGTGGTGCGGCCGCTGTTGCGCATTTCCTCGATTTTCAGCCCGCGCTGCTGCAGCAGCTGGCGTACCGCCTGCTGTACCGGCAGGGCCTGGCGGTTGACGCAGGGATCATGGATGGTCACCGTCCGTGCGGGTGTCGCTGTGGCTGGTGGGCCGGGCAGTAAGGCCGGCTGACGGGCCAATTCCTCGTAGACCGAATGGCATTGCAGCCTGTTGCCATAGCGGCGGAACACCTCGTAGCAGTTGGGGCAGGCGGTCAGAACCGTTGTGACGCCACCGGCCAGCAGCAGATCACGCAGCTGTCCGAACCGCTGATGAAAGCGTTGCTGATCGCCCAGGTCGTGGGAGGGCTTGGTGCAGCAGTCGAGGACCAGGCCGAGGGTCGGCTGCTGGCGGCGCAGCTGCTGATACAACTGCCAGACGGTAGCCGGCCGGTTGCCGGCCAGGGCGCAACCGGGGAAGAAAACCGTCTGACAGCCATCGGGCAGGGCATGCCAGGTGAACCGTTTCGAGGTGCCGAGGTTTTCATAACTGCGCAGGCCCCGAAAGCGCCGTAGAATCTGCGGCTGGTCGATCACGACCACTCGGCGCAGTTGCAGAAACAGGGCGCTGAGGCTCAGGCGTTCGGGGCACAGGGTGTCGCACAGGCCGCACAGGCTGCAGGAAAAGGCCAGGGTCGCTGCCAACGCCGGTTCTTCGTCCTGCTGCAGCTGACGGGCCAGCTGGGCCGGATTGCCATAGTGCTGTAGAAAGGCGCAGTTGCGCACGCAGGCACCGCATTCGCTGCAGCCGCTGGTGACATGGTCCAGCAGGTGATCAAGGTCTTGGCGCGTTTGCGTTGGATCGCTCCAGGTCAGTGATTGCGGGCAGCCCATTCCTCGGTTCCTCCTTCGAAGTTGATGGCGGCGGGCAAGCCGGCGAGCTGGTGCACCATCCAGGCATAACCCGAGCGGATGCCGCCGGTGCAGTAGTACACAACCGGCTGGTGCGGATCAATACCCTGGGCGCGCAGCAGCTGGCGCAGCTGAGAAGCGTCAAGCGGTCGGCGGTCGGCGCCCTGGAAGAACTTTTCCCAGTGCAGATGAACGGCGCCGGGCAGGTGGCCGGGCAGCCATTCGGTGAAATAGCTGCGGGTGTCCACCAACTGCCAGGTGGTCCCGCGCTGCTTAATATCGCTGGCGCTGCAGTTCAGGGCGCGGTTGAGCGTGACCTGATAGGTTTTTGTCGCGGCGGGTTGCGCAATCTCCTGGCTCAGCGGCGCGCCGGCGGCTTGCCAGGCCTGGATGCCGCCATCAAGCAGATAGACCGGCCCCTGGTGGCCGAGCCAGGCCAGCAGCCAGGCCAGCCAGCCTTCGCCGCCCCAGCTGCTGTCGCCATCGCCGTAGAGCAGCAGGGCGCTGTGCTCGTCGATGCCGCAGGCACCCAATGCCGCCGCCAGCTCGGCTGGTGGCCAGACGCGGTATTTGACGCCGTCTGGGTCGGTTCTGCTATAGTCCTCCCAACTGAAGGACAAGGCATTGGGCAGATGGCCCTGCTGCCAGTGGCTGCGGGGGCGGGCATCGAGCCGGATCAGGTCGGCACGTTCGAGAGCGGTGCTGACATCAAGGCGCTGCAGTTGGAAGCTCGTCCCCTCGGCGGCGCCAGCCGTCAGAGGCAGAAGCAACAGGGACAGCATGGACAGAACACGACAACAGAAACTTCGCCCCGGCCAGGCCGGGAATGCTGCTGGACTGGGGACCGATATGGCATTGCTGTTGCTGATGCTGGTCATCATGGTTTCCTTTCTGATGCTGGCGCGCCAGAACGATCTGCGCCTGGCGCTGGTGGAAATGACCGCTGCCAGCGCAGTGGCCGTGCTGGCATTGGCCGGTTTTCTGGCCGCCTTGCCGCGCGCCCGCTGGCGCTGCTGGCCGTTAGTGATTCTGCTGACGGCGGTGTTGCTGCGGCTGCTGTTCGTGCCGCGCCCGCCCCAGCTGTCCGATGATTTGTACCGCTATCTGTGGGATGGCCTGCAACTGGTTGCAGGTGTCAACCCCTATGCCCTGCCGCCGGCGCTGGCCGTGCCGTCCTCGCCGCTGGCCGCCCAGTGGCAGCCGCTGATCAATCATCCCCAGCTGGTGACCCTTTATCCGCCCGTGGCCCAGTTGTTGTTCGCGCTGGCCGGCGGTTCCCTGCTGGGCTGGAAGCTGTTGCTGTTGGCTTGCGACATCGCAACCCTGGGGCTGCTGATGGCGCTGCTGCGCCGTGTCGGCCAGCCGGCGGCGCTGGCGGCCCTGTATGGCTGGCATCCGCTGGCGGTGATTGAAGGAGCGGCTTCGGCCCACCTGGACCTGGCCGCATTGCCGCTGCTGCTGCTGGCCCTGTGGTTGTTGCTGCCCGCCCCGGGCCGGGCGGCGCCGGGCGCCGTGGCGGGTAGCGGTCTGGCCCTGGCCCTGGCGGGGGGAATCAAGCTGGTGCCTCTGCTGCTGGCGCCTCTGCTGCTGGTAGCGCTGGCGCCGGGCCGGCGCTGGCTGTTTGGGCTGGTGGCCGCTGGCGCTGTACTGCTGCCGGCTGGCCTGTTCTGGCCGGAACTGGGCAATGGCCTGCAGACCCTTGGCCAGTATGCCCGCCACTGGGAATTTGCCGCTCTGCCTTTTCGTCTGTTGCGCGCGCTGCTGGCTGATGGGCTGACGGCCCGGCTGCTGCTGGCGACCCTGCTGCTGCTGATCCTGGCGGGGCTGCTGTTGTGGCTGCGACAGGCTGCCGGCCAGCCGGCCGTCGCGCTGGGGCAGGCCGCGGCGGTTCTGCTGCTGGCCTTCGCCCTGCTGACGCCCACCCTGCATCCCTGGTACCTGCTCTATCCGCTGGTGCTGGCGCCGCTGGCCCCGCCGCCGGTACGGCTGGCTTCCTTCGTGCTGGGCTGGTCGGGCCTGCTGGGTTACCAGGTGGTGACCGGCTATGCCCTTCACGGCCAGTGGCAGGAAAGCACGCGGCTGGCGGCTTACATCTTCAGCGCGCCGGCCATGGCGTTGATGCTGGCGCTGATGGCGGCCCTGCTGCGGCGGTACAGGCGCCAGCCGATCTGACGCCGGTCGTGCCAGGCCTCGCGCGCGACGATCCACAGGATCGTGCTGCCGGCGCGCACCACGCCGCGCAGGGTGCGGCTGATTTTGGACTGACCGGCCAGGCGCGGTAGATACAGCAGGGGGATTTCACGTATGCGCAGACCCTGTTGCAAGGCCTTGATCTGCATCTCGATGGTCCAGCCGTAACCGGCATCGCGCATCTGCAGGTCTTGCAGGGCCGACCAGCGGATCAGACGCATGGGGCCGAGATCCTGGTAGTTGCCACCCCACAGCAGGCTGATAAGCCAGGTGGCCAGGCCATTGCCGAAGCGTTGCTGCAGACTCAGGGCGGCGCGGTTCTTTGGCACCCGCTGGGCCAGCACCAGATCGAGATTCTCTTCGGCCAGGGTCTGTGCCAGCAGCTGCAGCTGGGGGTGGTTGTCGCTGCCATCGGCATCGGCGAAGGCGACAAGCTCTGGCGGCTCGCCCTGCAGGGCGGCGATGCCGGCCAGACAGGCCGAGCCATAGCCGAGCCGTTCCTCGCGCACCACCCTGGCACCGCCAGCACGGGCCAGGACGCCAGTGTCATCGGTCGAGCCGTTATCGACTACCAAAACCTGGCTGATGCAGGACGGAACGCGGCGCAGAACGGTTGGCAGGGATTCGGCCTCGTTGTGGGCCGGAATGATCAGTGCGATGCGCGGGGCGGTTGTTGGCATGGGAAGGGTCATTGTCCTGTGGAAGAGCAAACAGGCGCACCGGCAAAAACGGTGCGCCTGTTGCGGTCTTTCGGGGCCTGTTGTGGCCGGGCCGGGCTCAGAACAGGCTGGCGGCCAGGGCCAGCGACCAGGTTTCACCCTTGGTGGTGCTGGCGCCGTAGAGTTCGTTGAAGTAGCTGGCTTCGAGCATCAGCTGTGGCAGCAGTTTGTAGCCCAGGGTGATTTCCAGCTTGCCCAGATCGGTTTCGTAGGGGTTGGAATCGACCTCGGTGAATTTGCCGGTGGGACCGGAGTCACCGTTGCCGACATGGGCATTGCCATCAAGCTTGGTGCGGACATAAAGAGCGCGGCTCAGGTCAAAGCCGGCCTCCAGCAGATAGACGAATTCATCGGCGTATTGCTGGGTGCGCCAGCGGTAGCCGGCCTCGACATTGAAGTAGCCCGGCAGCAGCGGATAGAGGGAATGGCCGAACTGCAGCCGCACGTCAATGTCGTCCTGCCCGTCGCCGAGTTGGATATCCGTTGCCAGATCCTGATCTTTTTCATCGTAGGCCTCACCGCTTTTATACAGGGCCTGCAGTGACAGGGCACCAGCGTCCAAGGCCAGCAGGCGATAACGCAGGCCGACATTGATATCGGCCAGGCCGCTGGTTTTGGCGGTTTTGTCGACACCGTTGCTGAAGGTGGTCATGACACCGTTCACCAGTTTGCGGCCGCGTTCCTGATAGGTCCATTCGGTTTCCTTGTAATCGAAGGAGCCGATCAGGGTCAGATCCTCCAGCAGGCCGTATTCGCTGTAGAACGACCAGGTCTGTTCATCATAATCGAAGTCGCGCCGCTGGTTTTTGAAAACATCATTCGGGGCAAAGGCTTTGGTGGTGCCGTCCTGATAAAAATAACGGTTGGCTTCGTATTCACTGTAGGCCAGGCGGGTGTAGAGCTTGCCCTTGGGCTGAGTCCAGGCGCCGGCCCAGAGGCTGCTGCTGGCGCACAGCAGCAACAGAAGCGTCAGCGACAGCAGGCGGGCCATTCGATGGGGTGATTGCTTCATGGGGTCTCTCCTTCAGTTCTTCCCGTGGATTGAAAGGCTCCCGGCAGCGGAGCGGAGGTCCGCAGCATGAATTCTGTGGCAGAAGGCGGGTGCTGGCCGGGTGCGTAAACGACGGGAACATAGCATGTGGGATGGTGATTTTGCCAATCGCTTATTCCGATACCGTCTTTGGTTTTTGATCGGCCATCCTGATAGTTTTCATTCCATCTGGATTTCGCCGCGGCGCCGTGCTATAGCAGGCGGCCATGATGAACTCTGTGATTTTGATTGGTGCCGGGCTGCATCTTGCTGCCCTGCTGGCCTTGACCCTTTATGGTCTGCATCGTCTCTGGCTGCTGTGGCGCTGGCGCCAGCTGCTGCGTCATCCGCAGGTAGTGCCCCAGTGGCATGGATCCTTGCCGCTGGTGACGGTGCAGTTGCCGCTGTATAACGAGCCCTGTGTGGTCGAGCGTCTGCTCGATGCCGTGGCGGCCCTCGACTGGCCACCGGAGCGGCTGCAGATTCAGGTGCTGGACGATTCAACGGACGAGACCACCGCGCTGGTGGCGGCCCGGGTCGCTTTCTGGCGTGAGCGGGGCCTGCCGTTCGAGATCCTGCGGCGCACGCGGCGACAGGGCTACAAGGCCGGCGCCCTGGCGGCCGGTCTGACCTCGGCCCAGGGTGAGCTGATTGCCCTGTTCGACGCCGATTTTGTGCCACCGGCGGATTTTTTACGCCGGCTGCTGCCCTGGTTCGCCGATCCGGCCGTGGCGCTGGTGCAGGCCCGCTGGGCGTTCCTCAACAGTGAAGCCAGTTGGCTGACCCGTTTGCAGGCCCTGCTGCTGGGGCCGCATTTTGGCATTGAGCACCAGGTGCGCTATCGCCGCGGTCTTTTCTTCAACTTCAATGGCACGGCCGGTATCTGGCGGCGGCAGGCCATTGAGGATGCCGGTGGCTGGCAGGCCGACACGGTGACGGAGGATCTTGATCTGAGCTATCGCGCTCAGTTGCGCGGCTGGCGTTTCGTCTATGTCGATGCGCTGGCGGTGCCGTCGGAACTGCCGGACAGTCTGGCGGCCTTCTGCAGCCAGCAGCAGCGCTGGGCCAAGGGCTCGTTGCAGACGGCGCGTAAAATCCTGCCGCGGATCTGGCGGGCAACGCTGCCCCGCCCGGTGAAGATCGAGGCCACCGCTCATCTGCTGGCCAATCTTGGCTGGTTGTGCGGCACGCTGGTCGCCCTGACGGTGCTGCCGGCGGTGCTGTGGCGGTTGCAGGCCGATGGCTACCGCTTCTGGCCGCTTGATCTGACACTGTTTTTACTGGCCACCGGCGCTATTCTGACCTATTTCTTCTGCCACGCCTGGCAGCGGCGGCAGTGGTCGCTGCTGCCTTTCGTGCCGTTGATTCCGCTGCTGACCCTTGGGCTGGCACCGCGGTTGGCCTGGGCGGCGCTCACCGGGCTGGTGCGCCGTGGCGGCGAGTTTGTCCGCACGCCCAAGCAGGGCAGCGCGGCCGACTGGCAACGGTTGCTGCCGGCCGGGCCGGGGCGGGCCTGGCTGCCATTGGGACTGGGACTTTACAGCCTGGTGCCCCTGTTGCTGGCCTGGCGCCAGCTCAGTGCGCCGGGTTTGTTTCTGTTGCTGTTCTTCCCGACCGGGTTTTTCTGGCTGGCGTTGCAACATGGCCGCGAGGAACAGCACCGCCGCCAACCGGTGGCACGTATCAGGCCTTGACGGCCCGCCCCCGCTCCGGTGTATGCTTACCGGCCCTTGGACGGTGCCGCGCCTCGCGACGCCCCGTCTTGCGCCATCCCGCTGTCTATGTCAGGAGGCTGCCATGACCATTGTGATTGACGCCGAGCGCTGTACCGGCTGTGGCAACTGTGTTGCGGTTTGCCCCGCAGATGCCATCGAATTGCGTAACGGCCGCGCCGTATTGCTGGCCGAACGCTGTGATTTCGACGGTCTCTGCATCCCGGCCTGCCCGGTCTCGGCTATCGGTTTCAGCGACGACTGACCGGCGAACGAAGAACATACTGTGCCCCCTGCTATGGTGCAGCGCTGGGGGCTCCCCAGGCGGCTGGCCGGCTGCCTGACAGGGCGCGCTTTCACGCGCTTTTTTTACTTTCCAACGATGCAAATCGAAACTGCGATTTCTGTTTTTCTAACAAAATCAAGCTGTTACATGTGAGTAGTTGATTTTGGTCGCCCATCCTTGGGCTCTGCAGGCGGTTTCCCAACGGTCTGACGGTCGATCTGTTTCCGGCCTGTCCCGGTTTTTTTTGTGTCTGATTACTCATTGCGACAGGAGGTTGGCAGCCATGGGTCTGCTTTCCAATACCGTGAGTCTTTGTCCCTTCGATGTTGTCGGCGATTTCCCGGCAGCAGCCACCAGTCCGACCGAACGGGCCGCCTGGATCGGTGAGCAATTGCAGCAATTCGCTTTTCGTTCCATCGAACACAGCGGTGAAGAGCAGGCGCTGGGCTGGGTGACCCTGGATGACTTCCAGTGCAGCGAGTTTGCCGGCAATACCGACTGGTGGCGCGACGAATACGTCTGTTTTTCCCTGCGGCGCGATCAGCGCCGTCTGCCCGCGGCGCTGGTGCGGGCTGAACTAGCACGGGCGCAGCAGCGTTTTCTGGCCGAGAACCCGACCTTCCAGCGGGTGCCGAAGGAGCGTAACGAAGAACTCAAGGAACAGGTGCGCGCCCGTTTGCTGACGCGCGTACTGCCAACGCCGGCGGTGTACGATGTCCTCTGGCACCTGCCCAGCGGCCGGCTGTTTCTGTGTCATCTGGCTGCCAGTACCCTCGATGTGGCGACCGACCTGTTCCAGAAAACCTTTACCGGTTTGCGGCTGGTGCTGGTGCATCCGCTGGCGCGGGCGCGGCAGATTCTCTCGGCGGACCTGACGCATGCCCTGGCGGCGGCGGATCAGGCGCCGGCCGATGCCTCGGTGGTCGAACAGATTGAGCGCAACCGCTGGCTCGGCTGGGAATTTCTGCGCTGGTTGATGTATCAGACCACTCAGGGCAGCAGTCTCTATGCCGTGCAGCGCCCTGGTCCGGCAGCCGGTGGTACCGCCTTTCGGGCCTGGCTGGATGATCGGTTGCTGCTGGCTGGCGCGGTCCAGAGCGGGGTGCAGAAGGTGACCGTGGTCGGGCCGCAGGACAATTTTGACGAGGTCTGCAGTGCCCTGCGACAGGACAAGCAGATCATCGAGGCGACCCTGCATTTCGAGCGGGGGGAACAGGCCTGGCGTCTGACGCTGAAGGCCGAACTGTTTCAGTTTGGCTCCTTCCGCTGTCCGGCGGTTCGGCTGGAACGCGATGGCGCGGTGGAAAATGAGCAGCTGGGGCTGTTTTATGAACGGCTGCATGTGCTGGCCGAGGGGCTGCAACTGTTTGACAGTCTGCTGCTGACCTTTCTGCAGCAGCGTCTTGGCCCTGCCTGGCCGCAACTGTGCCAGCGCGTGGAGGCCTGGCTGCATCCCGCAGACAGTGTAGACTGATGGCGGCGCAGCAACATACCAATGGCGACGTTGCTGTAAGCTGCGCGCGGCTGCGACGTTCGTAACTGGCTGCTCCGGCGCTGGTGCGGGCGGCAATAGTTGCCAGAGGGGGGAAACTCGGGTAAGATCGCCCTTTCTTGCGC
Protein-coding sequences here:
- a CDS encoding sulfurtransferase; the encoded protein is MMTSISNSNAISVPSPAAFPAWPGRSFCCRVLSMLSLLLLPLTAGAAEGTSFQLQRLDVSTALERADLIRLDARPRSHWQQGHLPNALSFSWEDYSRTDPDGVKYRVWPPAELAAALGACGIDEHSALLLYGDGDSSWGGEGWLAWLLAWLGHQGPVYLLDGGIQAWQAAGAPLSQEIAQPAATKTYQVTLNRALNCSASDIKQRGTTWQLVDTRSYFTEWLPGHLPGAVHLHWEKFFQGADRRPLDASQLRQLLRAQGIDPHQPVVYYCTGGIRSGYAWMVHQLAGLPAAINFEGGTEEWAARNH
- a CDS encoding VTT domain-containing protein; this translates as MGCPQSLTWSDPTQTRQDLDHLLDHVTSGCSECGACVRNCAFLQHYGNPAQLARQLQQDEEPALAATLAFSCSLCGLCDTLCPERLSLSALFLQLRRVVVIDQPQILRRFRGLRSYENLGTSKRFTWHALPDGCQTVFFPGCALAGNRPATVWQLYQQLRRQQPTLGLVLDCCTKPSHDLGDQQRFHQRFGQLRDLLLAGGVTTVLTACPNCYEVFRRYGNRLQCHSVYEELARQPALLPGPPATATPARTVTIHDPCVNRQALPVQQAVRQLLQQRGLKIEEMRNSGRTTLCCGEGGCVMASAPQLALKWRDRRAEQAQGRPLVTYCAGCMEFLRPVSNCCHVLDVLLQPAAALDGNLKPVPSLLRYKNRLSLKRRARQQIQAPHAQERPMSDPAARPAATGRQKLVRLAVLALLIGTIVALRASGLLDQFDPQQLRHSIAGYGLWAPLIFMLLYSLAPVFFLPGLPLTLLGGILFGPIWGVVYTLSGATAGASLAFLVARYLGRDWIATKLTGERWQKLDADVARQGWKMVAFTRLIPLFPFNLLNYAFGLTNIRFSHYVLTSAICMAPATVAYIALSSSLTDLLRGTLTTELLVGLVLLVLLALLPLGWKKWQARRQSRP
- a CDS encoding indolepyruvate ferredoxin oxidoreductase subunit alpha, yielding MTIVIDAERCTGCGNCVAVCPADAIELRNGRAVLLAERCDFDGLCIPACPVSAIGFSDD
- the rdgC gene encoding recombination-associated protein RdgC; this translates as MGLLSNTVSLCPFDVVGDFPAAATSPTERAAWIGEQLQQFAFRSIEHSGEEQALGWVTLDDFQCSEFAGNTDWWRDEYVCFSLRRDQRRLPAALVRAELARAQQRFLAENPTFQRVPKERNEELKEQVRARLLTRVLPTPAVYDVLWHLPSGRLFLCHLAASTLDVATDLFQKTFTGLRLVLVHPLARARQILSADLTHALAAADQAPADASVVEQIERNRWLGWEFLRWLMYQTTQGSSLYAVQRPGPAAGGTAFRAWLDDRLLLAGAVQSGVQKVTVVGPQDNFDEVCSALRQDKQIIEATLHFERGEQAWRLTLKAELFQFGSFRCPAVRLERDGAVENEQLGLFYERLHVLAEGLQLFDSLLLTFLQQRLGPAWPQLCQRVEAWLHPADSVD
- a CDS encoding glycosyltransferase family 2 protein; the encoded protein is MPTTAPRIALIIPAHNEAESLPTVLRRVPSCISQVLVVDNGSTDDTGVLARAGGARVVREERLGYGSACLAGIAALQGEPPELVAFADADGSDNHPQLQLLAQTLAEENLDLVLAQRVPKNRAALSLQQRFGNGLATWLISLLWGGNYQDLGPMRLIRWSALQDLQMRDAGYGWTIEMQIKALQQGLRIREIPLLYLPRLAGQSKISRTLRGVVRAGSTILWIVAREAWHDRRQIGWRLYRRSRAAISASINAMAGALKM
- a CDS encoding glycosyltransferase, with the translated sequence MNSVILIGAGLHLAALLALTLYGLHRLWLLWRWRQLLRHPQVVPQWHGSLPLVTVQLPLYNEPCVVERLLDAVAALDWPPERLQIQVLDDSTDETTALVAARVAFWRERGLPFEILRRTRRQGYKAGALAAGLTSAQGELIALFDADFVPPADFLRRLLPWFADPAVALVQARWAFLNSEASWLTRLQALLLGPHFGIEHQVRYRRGLFFNFNGTAGIWRRQAIEDAGGWQADTVTEDLDLSYRAQLRGWRFVYVDALAVPSELPDSLAAFCSQQQRWAKGSLQTARKILPRIWRATLPRPVKIEATAHLLANLGWLCGTLVALTVLPAVLWRLQADGYRFWPLDLTLFLLATGAILTYFFCHAWQRRQWSLLPFVPLIPLLTLGLAPRLAWAALTGLVRRGGEFVRTPKQGSAADWQRLLPAGPGRAWLPLGLGLYSLVPLLLAWRQLSAPGLFLLLFFPTGFFWLALQHGREEQHRRQPVARIRP